One region of Palaemon carinicauda isolate YSFRI2023 chromosome 40, ASM3689809v2, whole genome shotgun sequence genomic DNA includes:
- the LOC137631750 gene encoding uncharacterized protein, giving the protein MPTPALVTIKSTPAIPGQDERNYVHQNQQQQKGHDSVSTETKEGDKDKGDRGGSGVGGATGGRGMSGPTAGDQHASRAISCVPRVGDDGVVPRVQHQSTSTHPTPPPSTTHVQGVLKKPSGSPYTPKREQPKNGVGSAPGVTTTDPEGRCGEEEGTVLTVAGKTSGQVVRIRVRPEVHAYLTGLPTAYVAASIKSATATGRRDSHQDSQSSSGSALTGGSDGGGEGSTGYHEHDYEEVVDEYTLLRRAVDDHDPEAMRLLAAAEAAINPDIPARPHDPGKCCLLKQLTADLRNDVS; this is encoded by the coding sequence ATGCCCACCCCGGCTCTTGTTACCATCAAGTCCACACCGGCCATCCCCGGTCAGGACGAAAGGAATTATGTTCATCAGAATCAACAGCAACAGAAGGGTCATGATTCAGTGTCGACAGAGACTAAAGAGGGGGACAAGGACAAAGGGGATAGGGGAGGAAGTGGTGTAGGAGGAGCCACTGGGGGAAGGGGAATGTCAGGGCCTACCGCGGGGGATCAGCACGCGTCGCGTGCGATCAGTTGTGTGCCACGTGTTGGTGACGACGGAGTAGTTCCGCGAGTTCAACACCAATCGACGTCGACCCACCCAACGCCGCCTCCTTCAACGACACATGTGCAAGGTGTTCTTAAGAAACCTAGTGGGTCTCCATACACGCCCAAACGAGAGCAGCCAAAAAACGGGGTTGGTTCTGCCCCGGGAGTGACTACTACTGATCCCGAGGGCAGATGTGGCGAGGAAGAAGGCACAGTGTTGACAGTGGCGGGCAAGACGAGTGGTCAGGTGGTGCGGATCCGTGTGAGGCCCGAAGTGCATGCTTATCTGACGGGACTTCCTACCGCTTACGTGGCCGCTAGCATCAAATCGGCCACCGCCACCGGCCGCCGTGATAGCCATCAGGATAGTCAGAGCAGTTCGGGCTCTGCCCTGACAGGCGGTTCGGATGGTGGGGGCGAGGGTTCAACAGGTTATCATGAGCATGACTATGAGGAGGTGGTGGACGAATACACCCTCTTACGAAGGGCCGTGGACGACCATGACCCCGAAGCCATGCGGCTCTTAGCGGCCGCTGAAGCTGCCATCAACCCAGACATCCCTGCACGGCCCCACGACCCAG
- the LOC137631752 gene encoding protein tfg-1-like, with amino-acid sequence MMQSGDEGDDELTSLEGESLKRRTPLPKIRENLPGPESGRDDGHGERGLGGRAAVAGGEGGGGVSVGRGGGMVGGARGPSSRRGSSPGLRVTWDERSTQPPLLHQFPHQPLLLQQHHFLPSPPPQHQQQQTQSGTTAAAGPPASGVVGSGGSYLTPTHTAPPAPSSPAHPDSQPKKVTVTSFNQPKLRPVVTQHSGPPTPVLEERKRPPSPVKPQPLAPEENPPPSAPPQDLVYADSDKRREQWGRPHPHNFPPRRTAATTSTPTDEYKAESERGKATREDILRFMWLL; translated from the coding sequence ATGATGCAGAGTGGTGACGAAGGCGATGACGAACTAACCAGTTTAGAGGGCGAGAGTTTAAAGAGGCGTACCCCACTCCCCAAGATCCGCGAGAATTTGCCAGGGCCCGAAAGTGGGCGTGACGATGGGCACGGTGAAAGGGGGTTAGGAGgaagagcagcagtagcaggagGAGAAGGTGGTGGTGGTGTTTCTGTTGGAAGGGGTGGAGGGATGGTAGGGGGCGCAAGGGGGCCGAGCAGCAGAAGAGGCAGCAGTCCTGGGCTGCGCGTCACGTGGGACGAGCGCTCTACACAGCCGCCACTCCTGCACCAGTTTCCCCACCAGCCGCTACTCCTTCAGCAGCACCActtccttccttctcctcctcctcaacaCCAGCAACAACAGACTCAGAGTGGTACAACAGCAGCAGCTGGTCCGCCGGCGAGTGGTGTAGTAGGGAGCGGTGGGAGCTACCTAACCCCGACACACACAGCCCCTCCTGCGCCCTCCTCACCTGCGCATCCCGATAGTCAGCCCAAGAAGGTCACCGTAACATCCTTCAATCAACCAAAACTTAGACCTGTGGTGACTCAACACTCGGGACCTCCCACCCCCGTCTTAGAAGAGAGGAAACGACCCCCCTCTCCCGTGAAACCGCAACCACTCGCTCCGGAGGAAAATCCTCCGCCTTCGGCGCCTCCGCAGGACTTAGTTTACGCCGACTCTGATAAGAGGCGAGAGCAGTGGGGTCGCCCGCATCCTCACAACTTCCCTCCCCGAAGGACAGCAGCGACAACAAGCACACCGACTGACGAATATAAAGCAGAGAGTGAGAGAGGAAAAGCGACTCGGGAGGATATCCTACGGTTCATGTGGTTGTTGTAG